The following proteins are co-located in the Rattus norvegicus strain BN/NHsdMcwi chromosome X, GRCr8, whole genome shotgun sequence genome:
- the Mageb6b1 gene encoding uncharacterized protein LOC302434 isoform X1, which yields MPRGNKSKSRSRAKRQQMRGERANLQGAQPTVEEEKAASPALVQGDAPSSPNTGTAQEAASHSAPELNVSHPAREVGAEGSFADVDERRTNVSTIADAIQSARRDPLTRKATKLLHYLLEKYQKDEQPVQAEMLKLISRKYKGHFPRILEKATYQLELVYGLELKVDNPTTCSYALVSKLPIRPGANVGGKRELPKTGLILTLLGMIFMKDNHATEEEVWQFLHMQGIYPGRRHLIFGEPRNFITKELVDQNYVEYRQVPGSDPPTYEFLWGPRAHEEHTSRKVMEILTKIKNAIPTYYPRQYEEALSNQDESAARRDEAVGFHAARIPSHAQPSSSSHI from the coding sequence ATGCCTAGAGGCAACAAAAGCAAGAGCCGCTCCCGGGCCAAAAGGCAGCAGATGCGGGGAGAGAGGGCTAATCTCCAGGgtgctcagcccactgtggaggaggagaaagcagcaTCTCCTGCTCTTGTCCAGGGAGATGCCCCCAGCTCCCCTAATACAGGCACTGCTCAGGAGGCTGCATCCCATAGCGCTCCTGAGTTAAATGTATCCCATCCTGCCCGTGAGGTTGGTGCTGAGGGTTCCTTTGCAGATGTGGATGAGAGGCGTACAAATGTCTCCACTATAGCAGATGCCATCCAGTCTGCACGCAGAGATCCTCTGACCAGAAAGGCCACCAAGCTACTTCACTATCTGCTGGAGAAGTACCAGAAGGATGAGCAACCTGTGCAGGCAGAGATGCTGAAGCTGATCAGCAGGAAGTACAAGGGTCACTTCCCCCGGATCCTGGAGAAAGCCACCTATCAGCTGGAACTGGTCTATGGTCTGGAGTTGAAGGTTGACAACCCTACCACTTGCTCCTATGCCCTTGTTAGCAAGTTACCCATCCGCCCTGGGGCAAATGTGGGTGGCAAGAGAGAATTGCCCAAGACCGGTCTCATCCTTACCCTCCTGGGTATGATCTTCATGAAGGACAACCACGCCACTGAGGAAGAGGTCTGGCAGTTTCTCCACATGCAGGGCATATATCCTGGGAGGAGGCACTTAATCTTTGGGGAGCCCCGGAATTTCATCACCAAAGAGCTAGTTGACCAAAATTATGTGGAGTACCGCCAGGTTCCTGGCAGTGATCCCCCAACCTATGAGTTCCTCTGGGGTCCCAGAGCCCATGAGGAACACACTTCCAGGAAAGTCATGGAAATTTTAACTAAGATTAAGAATGCAATTCCTACTTATTATCCTAGACAGTATGAGGAGGCTCTCAGTAACCAGGATGAGAGTGCAGCCAGGAGAGATGAGGCTGTTGGTTTCCATGCTGCCAGGATTCCCTCCCATGCCCAACCCAGCAGCTCCTCCCACATTTAG